A genomic region of Psychrobacter sp. M13 contains the following coding sequences:
- a CDS encoding type II toxin-antitoxin system Phd/YefM family antitoxin: protein MKTISFTKANNDLQAVLDTIGASDDVITVKRSNADDTVIMSLQNYNSLMETLYLLKSPTNAAHLAKSIAQYENGEMDSKSK, encoded by the coding sequence ATGAAAACTATCAGTTTTACAAAGGCCAATAATGATCTGCAAGCAGTTTTAGATACTATAGGTGCTAGTGATGACGTTATCACTGTCAAACGTTCTAATGCAGACGATACTGTGATTATGTCGCTTCAAAATTATAACAGTTTGATGGAAACGCTTTATTTGCTAAAGTCGCCTACTAACGCTGCTCATCTAGCTAAGTCGATTGCACAATACGAAAACGGTGAGATGGATTCTAAAAGTAAATAG
- the prpF gene encoding 2-methylaconitate cis-trans isomerase PrpF, producing MTHSKTKFAPQISVPATYMRGGTSKGTFFKLSDLPERCQVAGKSRDNFLLRVIGSPDPYGKQIDGLGNGSSSTSKTVILSPTDKVDHDVNYLFGQVNIAKPMIDWAGNCGNLTAAVGACAINMGLVAAEKVANSIDKDANSGICEVRIWQENIGKTIIAHVPAYQDDNGKVQVQETGDFELDGVTFPAAEVKIEFIDPVDSSSDMFPTNNLVDDFDVSGCGLKTESVKATFISAGIPTIFIKAEDLGFTGTELQGDINSNEELLATLEKVRARGGVAMGLFRDESDAQTSQHMPKLAWVAPAQSYNASSGKAVNADDIDLVVRAMSMGQLHHAMMGTAAVAIAAAATTQGTLVNEAAGGGSLNEVRFGHPSGTLLVGGATEQVDGRWQAKKVSMSRSARRIMVGEVFVPADVF from the coding sequence ATGACCCACTCGAAAACAAAATTCGCCCCACAAATCTCAGTCCCTGCTACCTACATGCGTGGTGGTACTTCAAAAGGCACATTCTTTAAACTATCTGATTTACCTGAGCGTTGCCAAGTCGCTGGCAAGTCACGTGATAACTTTCTGTTACGTGTGATCGGCAGTCCTGATCCTTACGGCAAGCAAATCGACGGCTTAGGTAATGGTAGCTCTAGCACTTCAAAGACAGTGATTTTATCGCCAACAGACAAAGTAGATCACGATGTCAACTATCTATTTGGGCAAGTCAATATTGCAAAGCCGATGATAGATTGGGCGGGTAACTGTGGCAACTTAACCGCTGCGGTTGGCGCTTGTGCGATTAATATGGGTTTAGTTGCTGCTGAAAAAGTTGCTAATAGCATTGATAAAGACGCGAACAGCGGTATTTGTGAAGTGCGCATTTGGCAAGAGAATATCGGTAAAACTATTATCGCGCATGTGCCCGCGTATCAAGATGACAACGGTAAGGTGCAAGTGCAAGAAACAGGTGACTTTGAACTCGATGGCGTCACCTTCCCTGCCGCTGAAGTGAAGATTGAATTTATTGATCCAGTGGATTCATCGAGCGACATGTTCCCAACCAACAACTTAGTCGATGATTTTGATGTCTCAGGTTGTGGTCTTAAAACTGAGAGCGTCAAAGCGACTTTTATTAGCGCAGGTATTCCGACTATCTTTATCAAAGCAGAAGATTTAGGGTTTACGGGTACTGAGCTACAGGGCGATATCAATAGTAATGAGGAGTTGCTTGCCACCCTTGAGAAAGTCCGTGCGCGTGGCGGTGTAGCAATGGGTCTGTTTAGAGATGAGTCTGATGCCCAAACCAGTCAACACATGCCAAAACTAGCATGGGTGGCTCCAGCACAAAGCTATAACGCATCAAGTGGTAAAGCCGTTAACGCTGATGATATCGATTTAGTTGTACGCGCTATGAGCATGGGACAATTGCATCACGCGATGATGGGTACTGCTGCTGTGGCGATTGCTGCTGCCGCAACCACTCAAGGTACACTCGTGAACGAGGCGGCGGGCGGCGGTAGCTTAAACGAAGTGCGCTTTGGTCATCCGTCTGGTACGCTATTAGTAGGCGGTGCGACCGAACAAGTCGATGGTCGCTGGCAAGCCAAAAAAGTGTCAATGAGCCGCTCAGCTCGCCGTATTATGGTCGGCGAAGTGTTTGTACCAGCGGATGTTTTTTAG